A genomic stretch from Scheffersomyces stipitis CBS 6054 chromosome 6, complete sequence includes:
- the KSP2 gene encoding serine/threonine protein kinase (go_function protein kinase activity; ATP binding~go_process protein amino acid phosphorylation) — MMEEYKQYDRGGLLRERYHKVNDISEGSYGLVSVAKDTKNNNKLVAVKFIYPIDFKKDAKDEKTSRPSSSPAKLRSPNPVSASKPSRNSILTGLYEEAQKEIRIHKILGSHPNVSSLYDHFDSYLILEYCSRGDLYEAIHGGNGPSTSQDIKDVFSQVLGALEYCHSHQVYHRDLKPENILIAEDWTIKICDWGLATTTKIITNKDEFDIGSERYMAPELFDPALESYDASKIDLWSVGVILLTLVFHKNPFQVANYSDKRFLQFVNNREALFDIFSTMSGDMFSITRFCLNIDPSNRDLASIKSELETLRYFTIDEEYWGSEEEEDLEEDYEFEMDSDFYKKDATPSPEKISPIVVTVESQDDKNSGDKHISESLSTTESESIHSKSSQYRVGFQEDRIPHNHRADALLSSNTELKPIPIGGKFIRNTRKPFNVASYNQSHSNARSLNNKFNREDFFTPKSIYNHYMDKYGEQRFGNIQNGQNGQNGQNGSKSFHGHHNHHSADWKKNKRPPRSWKKPNKRKPRTRSNRNRYGVENNHHQNSNSTDLSSQQASQKKKTRSASTSKLRRSFIPPSAGNSLTNSFHNLAHPMGPQSLGSSATSTGKYVPPYLRSPAYTKSPVIEPLTEEIDRLTLANDYDEVFHLEDDFELEAVDEPETTLAEKTERPTTIDDILFRKPNYRGQGEADPIRNYGIIYNHSNGNGMAIQNGMITGRRNSALGSSHKRPASNPILESQVLSTSAGSGSGKYVPPFRRGSHSAVASNGKPLKVVDKKDEGYIHGKLLSSPLVEINNYTTNSVPVNGREWFDYKKDWSDYD, encoded by the coding sequence ATGATGGAAGAGTATAAACAATATGACAGAGGTGGCTTGTTGAGAGAAAGATACCACAAGGTCAATGACATCAGTGAAGGCTCATACGGGCTCGTCTCGGTCGCCAAAGATACaaaaaacaacaacaagttaGTTGCTGTCAAGTTCATCTATCCaattgacttcaagaaagacGCCAAGGATGAAAAGACCTCCAGACCTTCTTCCAGTCCCGCAAAGCTCAGATCACCCAACCCTGTCTCTGCATCGAAGCCATCCAGAAACTCGATTCTCACGGGTTTGTATGAAGAAGcacaaaaagaaatcagGATCCATAAAATCTTAGGCAGTCATCCAaatgtttcttctttgtacGACCACTTTGATTCATATCTTATATTAGAATATTGTTCTAGAGGTGATCTTTATGAAGCGATTCATGGTGGAAATGGTCCTTCCACCTCGCAGGATATCAAGGACGTCTTCAGTCAAGTCTTGGGTGCCTTGGAGTATTGTCATTCGCACCAAGTTTATCATCGTGATCTTAAACCTGAAAACATTTTGATTGCCGAAGACTGGACCATCAAAATTTGTGATTGGGGTTTGGCAACAACCACCAAAatcatcaccaacaaaGACGAATTCGATATTGGATCTGAAAGATACATGGCACCAGAGTTGTTTGACCCTGCTCTTGAAAGCTATGATGCTTCCAAAATAGATCTTTGGTCTGTAGGTGTGATCTTGTTGACATTAGTTTTTCACAAGAATCCTTTTCAAGTAGCCAACTACTCCGATAAGAGattccttcaatttgtGAACAACAGAGAAGCCCTTTTCGATATCTTTTCCACAATGAGCGGCGACATGTTTTCCATCACACGTTTCTGTTTGAACATTGATCCAAGCAATCGTGACTTGGCCAGTATCAAAAGTGAGTTAGAAACACTTCGCTACTTCACCATTGACGAGGAATATTGGGgtagtgaagaagaggaagaccttgaagaagactatGAATTCGAGATGGATTCtgatttctacaagaaagACGCTACGCCTTCTCCTGAGAAGATCTCCCCTATTGTAGTTACGGTAGAATCCCAGGACGATAAGAACTCTGGGGACAAGCACATTTCCGAGTCGCTTTCGACGACCGAGTCTGAGTCGATCCACTCAAAATCGTCCCAATACCGTGTAGGATTCCAGGAAGACAGAATTCCTCATAATCACAGAGCTGACGCTCTTTTGTCTTCGAATACAGAATTGAAGCCAATTCCTATTGGAGGCAAATTCATTCGCAACACCCGTAAACCATTCAACGTTGCTTCTTATAATCAATCTCACAGTAATGCCAGATCCCTaaacaacaagttcaaccGTGAGGATTTCTTTACTCCCAAATCTATTTATAATCACTATATGGATAAATATGGCGAGCAAAGATTTGGAAACATTCAGAATGGTCAGAATGGCCAGAACGGCCAGAATGGAAGCAAAAGTTTTCATGGACATCACAATCACCATAGTGCggattggaagaagaataagaGACCTCCTcgttcttggaagaaaccGAACAAGAGAAAGCCTCGGACCAGGTCTAATCGAAACCGTTATGGTGTTGAAAACAATCATCACCAGAATTCTAATCTGACTGACTTGTCGAGCCAACAGGCTtctcagaagaagaaaactaGACTGGCCTCTACTTCAAAGTTGCGTAGAAGCTTCATTCCGCCAAGTGCTGGAAATTCATTGACAAACAGCTTCCATAACCTTGCTCATCCAATGGGACCTCAATCTTTAGGCTCGTCTGCAACATCTACTGGTAAGTACGTACCACCTTATTTGAGATCTCCAGCATATACAAAGTCACCAGTAATAGAGCCTCTTACTGAGGAAATTGACCGCCTAACTTTAGCAAATGACTACGATGAGGTTTTCCATTTGGAGGATGACTTTGAATTAGAAGCAGTTGACGAACCAGAAACTACCTTAGCAGAAAAGACAGAACGCCCGACCACAATTGATGACATTCTTTTCAGGAAACCAAACTACAGAGGACAAGGCGAAGCAGATCCAATTAGAAATTATGGAATCATCTATAATCACAGTAACGGTAACGGAATGGCGATTCAGAATGGCATGATtactggaagaagaaactctGCCCTAGGATCGTCTCATAAGAGACCTGCTTCAAATCCGATTCTTGAATCTCAAGTGTTGTCTACGTCTGCTGGTAGTGGTTCTGGAAAGTATGTCCCTCCATTCAGAAGGGGATCGCATTCTGCTGTTGCCAGTAACGGTAAACCTCTCAAGGTTGTTGATAAGAAAGATGAAGGCTACATCCATGGAAAATTACTTTCCAGTCCACTCGTTGAAATTAATAACTACACAACCAATTCTGTTCCTGTAAATGGGAGAGAATGGTTTGATTATAAGAAAGACTGGAGTGATTATGATTAG
- a CDS encoding predicted protein, whose protein sequence is MSAPKVIVISSDDEKFPVDPKVAEKSLLMKNMINDLNPDGLQEDFEIPTPNVRANVLAKVLEWCEHHKNTIFPDDDDDDARKSAPVEEWDKNFLKVDQEMLYEIMLAANYLNIRPLLDAGCKMVAEMIKGKSPEELRRIFNIVNDFSPEEEAAIRRENEWAEDR, encoded by the coding sequence ATGTCTGCTCCTAAGGTTATTGTAATATCATCTGACGATGAGAAGTTCCCAGTCGACCCCAAGGTCGCTGAAAAGTCGcttttgatgaagaatatgatCAATGATTTGAACCCAGACGGCTTACAAGAGGATTTCGAAATTCCTACGCCAAACGTTAGAGCCAACGTGTTGGCCAAGGTCTTGGAGTGGTGTGAACACCACAAGAACACTATATTCCcagatgatgatgatgacgatgcCAGAAAGTCCGCTCCTGTTGAGGAATGGGACaaaaacttcttgaaggtTGACCAGGAAATGTTGTACGAGATCATGTTGGCCGCTAACTACTTGAATATTAGACCATTGTTGGATGCTGGATGCAAAATGGTTGCTGAGATGATTAAGGGTAAATCTCCAGAAGAGTTaagaagaatcttcaacatcGTCAACGACTTCAGtcctgaagaagaagctgctatcagaagagaaaacgAATGGGCTGAAGACCGTTAA
- a CDS encoding predicted protein: protein MSDEVETQAGEQKKSQFSVQNIVKIPNLSVEELTELEKEISDEFRDISKSYLATRLSRIDTLIEKINNSIKITTANDRNWLKIYNFEIETINNIKTNTEDLVLLSGGYIHNRADILRSIDEYEEELKEIFKNLQSPLDFDETLGDLENENNNNDENSTKLPFAYLFERFFKPHTRSLQTIINEKDYQSRLLQNNSSGNSAIIWKSYYYNLMRRKHELVQQTFSELNNLYKEYHSVNDQQQIARGWSNYYRSVISPIDLRRTYDEGNNNKLNHTIYNTTNTHDYKTILENNRDSNYSNLDNSYLQKNRIELTNIRKNIFSQQHRFNHTQNRDSQTYLSDTEEPAKKRVKLNTCLGLVKDEIDDDLSLLRKEIRKHKQLDEPE from the coding sequence ATGTCGGACGAAGTTGAAACCCAGGCAGGTGAACAGAAAAAATCACAATTTTCCGTTCAGAACATCGTCAAAATCCCCAACTTGTCGGTTGAGGAGTTGACAGAGcttgaaaaggaaattcTGGACGAATTCAGAGATATCAGCAAAAGCTATCTTGCTACTAGATTATCCAGAATCGATACTCTCATTGAAAAGATTAATAATCTGATCAAAATAACTACTGCTAATGACCGCAACTGGTTGAAGATCTACAATTTCGAAATCGAAACCATAAATAACATTAAAACCAACACAGAAGACTTGGTTTTACTTTCTGGTGGCTATATACACAATAGGGCTGATATACTAAGATCCATTGACGAATACGAggaagagttgaaggaaataTTCAAAAACTTGCAGAGCCCGTTGGATTTTGATGAAACGTTGGGAGATctcgaaaatgaaaataataACAACGACGAAAACAGTACAAAGCTACCATTTGCATACCTTTTCGAAAGATTTTTCAAACCTCATACTAGAAGTTTGCAGACGATTATAAACGAGAAAGATTACCAATCTCGCTTGCTTCAGAACAACTCCAGCGGCAATTCCGCTATTATATGGAAACTGTACTACTACAATTTGATGCGCCGGAAACATGAACTAGTTCAGCAAACGTTTTCTGAACTCAACAATCTCTACAAAGAATATCATTCTGTCAATGACCAGCAACAAATAGCCAGGGGTTGGAGTAATTACTATAGATCTGTCATTTCTCCTATTGATTTGAGGCGTACATACGATGAAggaaacaacaacaagctcAATCATACAATTTACAATACTACCAACACCCATGACTACAAGACCATCCTCGAAAACAACCGTGATTCCAACTATTCCAATTTGGACAACCTGTATCTCCAAAAGAATAGAATTGAACTCACCAACATCAGAAAGAATATTTTTTCTCAGCAGCATCGTTTTAATCACACTCAAAACCGTGATTCTCAGACATACTTGCTGGATACAGAAGAGCCAGCGAAGAAAAGAGTCAAGTTGAATACTTGTCTTGGCCTAgtcaaagatgaaattgatgacGATTTGAGCTTGTTAAGgaaagaaatcagaaagcacaaacaacttgatgaaccggaa
- the PEX3 gene encoding Peroxisomal biogenesis factor 3 (Peroxin-3) (Peroxisomal biogenesis factor 3 (Peroxin-3) (Peroxisomal membrane protein PAS2)~go_component integral to peroxisomal membrane~go_process peroxisome organization and biogenesis) → MAIFSSLASFFNRHKRKIFITSTLTVSIYFLFNHFVIKKFRDYQNALRQELIFKQQIKQRFIQTQQDCYYTLLALLPVLTTPVIDYLPVELITHVLRLKKNNPNGQTAAGSVTGGSNSELTTDNLNLLDTNNNPQSKMTVYMNKSKVELWALLKIKTITRTLTLIYSISGLLLITRLQLNILARRSYLESAISMAGVKSTNNDINPHDNYLIEQSYLSLSWWLLNKGWVNLNSIIEPLVIKKFESITPKSELSIEQFDLILHDIVNDISINHKQTILANLFPLNYDDLVETLFSTNPDLLVQLEISDSNLNKLINETNSIMLDSQSGFFDLFNSVVSNMLNTLANNLSLSMNNGNDIAAESFLSNANKTFKLASFLAQLSVQNFILSDNDNLKLEDQVNEEDDIEGNNDLTGNVYINNLYLEELDDFSAGIYSNFE, encoded by the exons ATGGCTATCTTCTCGTCGTTGGcttcatttttcaatcgCCATAAGCGAAAGATCTTCATCACTTCCACATTGACAGTGTCGATCTACTTTCTTTTCAACCATTTTGttatcaagaagttcagaGACTACCAGAATGCGCTAAGACAAGAGTTGATCTTCAAACAACAAATCAAACAACGTTTCATCCAGACTCAACAGGATTGTTACTATACTCTTCTAGCATTATTGCCGGTGTTAACAACACCTGTGATTGACTATTTACCAGTGGAGTTGATTACCCATGTGTTGAGattaaagaagaacaacCCCAATGGCCAAACAGCCGCTGGGTCTGTCACCGGTGGCAGCAACAGCGAATTGACCActgacaacttgaacttgttggacaCCAACAATAACCCCCAGTCCAAGATGACTGTGTACATGAACAAATCCAAGGTCGAATTGTGGGCCctcttgaagatcaagacCATTACAAGAACGTTGACTTTGAtatattctatttctgGCTTATTGCTCATCACAAGATTACAGCTTAACATCTTGGCCAGAAGGTCGTACTTAGAATCCGCTATCTCCATGGCCGGAGTTAAATCAACTAACAACGATATCAATCCTCACGATAATTATCTCATCGAACAAAGTTACCTTTCGTTGAGTTGGTGGTTGTTGAATAAAGGTTGGGTCAATTTGAATTCCATCATTGAACCCTTGGTAATTAAGAAGTTTGAGTCTATTACTCCAAAGTCAGAATTGAGCATCGAACAGTTTGACTTGATATTGCACGATATTGTCAACGACATTAGCATTAACCATAAGCAAACAATTCTTGCAAACCTCTTCCCTCTCAATTATGACGATTTAGTGGAAACTTTATTCAGCACCAACCCTGACTTACTCGTGCAGTTAGAAATCTCTGAttccaatttgaacaaattgatcaaTGAAACCAATAGTATCATGTTGGACTCTCAGCTGGGATTCtttgatttgttcaactctgTAGTGTCGAACATGTTGAACACTTTGGCAAATAACTTGTCTCTATCCATGAACAACGGCAATG acatTGCAGCTGAAAGTTTCCTTAGCAATGCTAATAAGACGTTCAAATTGGCCAGCTTCTTAGCACAATTATCGGTGCAGAACTTCATATTAAGTGATAACGACAACCTCAAGCTTGAAGACCAAGTTAACGAAGAGGACGACATTGAAGG TAATAATGACTTGACCGGTAATGTGTATATCAACAACTTatacttggaagagttggacGATTTCAGTGCTGGCATTTACTCTAATTTTGAATAG
- a CDS encoding predicted protein encodes MDDDTIATFLAVAGIDDEDTAKQFLELTNGDLEYAVTLYMESRQHGSAGSAPAASNDHSNDEELAQRLQNEAYSSNMEDNVRAADANVHRHETLVDSFGPSFGFHPSMHQPTSRPGDIFGRGNVGPFNQRFDRAENEFYLNRFEEIEDGDDDDDEDEDDDIMELDEHGDVIPSRPAGRRRRLRSEREEELSSTQRRLANLFRPPFDLMSMVNLDEAKKKGKVENKWILINIQQTSEFKSHMLNRDFWSNSQVKAAVKENFIFLQYQSDSPNGVSYLNFYSSDDFPHIAILDPLTGERVYKWKDGEVPKVDEWLREVDEFLHTFSLLPNSDNPVVQHEVKFDPDALTEEQQIEFALKQSILENNGKSASDAIAIDDSDDENLPEIEDEEEEAPAPTEPTDPFESIAAISHEEPTSSNSTRIQVRFPNGKRLVHKFNLDDKVVTIFSWLKFILAESAQEYGLSADDRFGLSNSSQKSFKFIESLDTTIEEANLKNASILLEKE; translated from the exons ATGGACGACGATACAATTGCGACATTCCTAGCGGTAGCGGGAATCGACGACGAGGACACAGCCAAACAGTTTCTCGAACTCACGAATGGCGACTTGGAGTATGCGGTTACTTTGTACATGGAGTCGCGACAACACGGTCTGGCTGGCTCAGCACCTGCTGCATCCAATGATCATTCTAACGATGAAGAGTTGGCACAACGTCTTCAGAACGAGGCGTATTCGTCTAATATGGAAGATAATGTTAGAGCTGCTGATGCAAATGTCCATAGACACGAGACTTTGGTAGATAGTTTTGGGCCATCTTTTGGTTTTCATCCCCTGATGCACCAACCAACAAGTCGTCCGGGAGACATTTTTGGTAGAGGCAATGTTGGGCCCTTTAACCAGCGATTTGATCGGGCAGAAAACGAATTCTATCTCAATCGCTTCGAAGAGATAGAGGATGgcgacgatgacgacga cgaagacgaagacgatgacATAATGGAGTTGGACGAACACGGTGATGTCATCCCATCCAGACCTGCtggtagaagaagacgtCTAAgatcagaaagagaagaagaattgtcttCCACACAACGTCGTTTGGCTAACTTGTTCCGTCCGCCTTTCGATTTGATGTCCATGGTTAATTTGGACGAGGCAAAGAAAAAAGGCAAGGTAGAAAACAAATGGATCTTAATAAATATCCAACAGACGTCTGAATTCAAGTCTCATATGCTTAATCGAGACTTCTGGTCAAACTCGCAAGTGAAAGCCGCTGTTAAGGAGAACTTCATATTCTTGCAATATCAAAGTGACTCGCCCAACGGTGTATCATATCTTAACTTTTACTCGTCTGACGACTTTCCTCACATAGCCATCTTGGATCCTTTGACCGGTGAGAGAGTGTACAAATGGaaagatggagaagttcCTAAAGTGGACGAATGGCTCAGGGAAGTTGACGAATTCTTACACACCTTCTCATTACTTCCTAATTCAGACAACCCCGTAGTACAGCATGAAGTCAAATTCGACCCTGACGCCTTGacagaagaacaacagaTCGAATTTGCTTTAAAACAGTCCATACTCGAGAACAATGGCAAATCTGCCTCCGATGCTATAGCAATAGATGATAGCGATGACGAAAACTTACCTGAAatagaagacgaagaagaagaagcaccGGCTCCCACTGAACCAACAGATCCATTTGAAAGTATTGCTGCCATTTCTCATGAAGAGCCCACTAGTTCTAACTCTACTAGGATTCAGGTTAGATTCCCCAACGGTAAGAGATTGGTTCacaaattcaacttggatGATAAGGTAGTGACGATATTCCTGTGGTTGAAGTTCATTCTCGCTGAAAGTGCCCAGGAGTATGGCCTCTCTGCCGATGATAGATTTGGCTTGTCAAACAGCTCGCAAAAGTCTTTCAAGTTTATAGAATCACTCGACACTACgatagaagaagcaaacttgaaaaatgcTAGTATTTTATTAGAAAAGGAATGA
- the GAT2.1 gene encoding GATA-family of DNA binding protein-like protein (go_component nucleus~go_function transcription factor activity~go_process regulation of transcription, DNA-dependent~go_component nucleus~go_function transcription factor activity~go_process regulation of transcription, DNA-dependent), translating to MAPPSEILNNEIMAARILVNAKFANKNLQPLNTTFVSINTPMVQQEVSLQRSTVRCLPPPTPSPTPPYTTDPKAYTAPQLNKNRTCYYHSQANFHIMNPYCANCIYCGHEYKNQIVRLANEVSNNANNYASTLWNYKSTLNRIVAANAQDSAESEELYNNFNNLSYQVKGHLSTIAATSSSITNIESSVNKLREISSDKESNNPITPPLEEQTQIVIHEPNAQKESAQIQTFHYSEPQENLVQKKQIVQLSMPVPTQSPQTLQTETKTKESLKPKKGRPILLKKRAKEPRKSKINVKVSKCSHCQSHSTPEWRRGPGGVRSLCNACGLFYSKLVKKFGTTDANTIFLSRKESDKLIDRTIPTTLQSNAILQKQLRLIRK from the coding sequence ATGGCACCCCCTAGCgaaattttgaacaatGAAATAATGGCTGCAAGAATTCTTGTGAATGCGAAGTTTGCAAACAAAAATTTGCAACCGTTGAATACAACTTTCGTTTCTATCAATACCCCAATGGTTCAGCAGGAGGTTTCTTTGCAAAGAAGTACGGTAAGATGTCTTCCTCCACCAACTCCGTCACCTACACCACCATATACTACCGACCCCAAAGCATATACCGCTCCTCAGCTAAACAAAAATAGAACTTGCTACTATCACAGCCAAGCTAACTTCCACATCATGAATCCTTATTGCGCTAACTGTATTTATTGTGGTCATGAATACAAGAACCAAATTGTTAGACTTGCTAATGAAGTGTCTAATAATGCTAACAACTACGCCAGCACTTTATGGAATTACAAGAGCACTTTGAACAGAATAGTTGCAGCGAACGCTCAAGATCTGGCAGAAAGTGAGGAGCTTTataacaacttcaataatTTGTCTTACCAAGTAAAGGGTCATTTGCTGACAATTGCAgctacttcttcatcaattaCAAATATTGAATCTTCCGTCAACAAGCTCAGAGAAATTTCTTCGGACAAAGAGTCAAACAATCCCATTACTCCTCCATTAGAAGAACAGACACAAATTGTAATACACGAACCTAATGCACAGAAAGAAAGTGCACAAATTCAGACATTTCATTATTCTGAACCACAAGAGAACCTTGTACAAAAGAAGCAGATCGTTCAACTTTCTATGCCAGTTCCAACACAATCTCCACAAACTTTACAGACAGAAACCAAAACGAAAGAGTCTTTAAAACCCAAAAAAGGACGCCCAATCTTACTTAAGAAAAGGGCTAAGGAACCGAGGAAATCTAAAATCAATGTCAAAGTTTCGAAATGCTCTCATTGTCAATCACATAGCACACCGGAATGGAGAAGGGGTCCAGGAGGTGTTCGTTCATTGTGTAACGCTTGTGGGTTGTTCTACTCTAAGCTTGTTAAGAAGTTTGGAACAACAGATGCAAATACCATCTTTCTATCCAGAAAGGAGTCTGATAAATTGATAGACAGAACTATTCCCACCACTCTACAGAGTAATGCTATCTTACAGAAACAACTACGGCTAATTCGAAAGTAA
- a CDS encoding STE-like transcription factor (go_component nucleus~go_function transcription factor activity~go_process regulation of transcription, DNA-dependent) — MSLVKQESQTSSRDGIKDDNSKPQEDDITESLRLIEDLKFFLATAPANWQENQVIRRYYLNHDEGFVSCVFWNNLYFVTGTDIVRCIVYKFEHFGRTIIDRKKFEEGIFSDLRNLKCGTDAILEPPRSDFLEFLFKNSCLRTQKKQKVFFWFNVPHDKLMADALERDLKKEKAGQNPTTVAQREPAKSFKYDESANLYTQLAEHMEKQKVNNQEIYDHNPPVTTNENDNSSPEYTTSTNVVLPNVEKSNGENYEFLDHETPAQFKANSDYEDDFPLDYFDPNYEDSYITLDPNYQLGGYSSMVDENYDSIVDPSVFIYPTNTSSAPPATTPSFNQVAYNAEYLIEQTQPLKTPLPQMPSAVTLQPKSANFVGFPSATDEFFPTYLPPLSAKYQTGFPRSTPTQIVYPNITQATPEVAYETLPPNHSQSEIYFQQEPEYWPPQSAAYGGSYEVPMHYNQQYVILNEHDYAPNAMYQVVNPSSMPIPPPSAGAYLTHFGFSPQHGAPSFRQQQISANMMKKRSAMAQGKTQGISKPSGARTTKTAHFTVEEIANSKLTRLLNQDNHESARPANDGMMPTPVSSANPSDDKK, encoded by the coding sequence ATGTCGCTCGTCAAACAAGAGTCTCAAACTTCAAGTCGGGACGGTATTAAGGACGATAATTCTAAACCCCAGGAGGATGATATCACCGAGTCGTTGAGACTTATAGAAGACCTTAAATTTTTTCTAGCCACAGCTCCAGCAAATTGGCAGGAAAATCAGGTTATTAGACGGTACTATCTTAACCACGATGAAGGGTTTGTTAGTTGCGTATTCTGGAACAATCTCTACTTTGTCACTGGAACCGACATTGTTCGCTGCATAGTCTACAAGTTCGAGCATTTCGGACGCACCATCATAGACAGAAagaaatttgaagaaggcatTTTTTCAGACTTACGGAATCTTAAATGTGGAACCGATGCCATTCTTGAACCTCCACGGTCGGACTTTTTGGaatttctcttcaaaaacTCGTGTCTTAGAactcagaagaagcaaaaggTATTCTTCTGGTTTAATGTGCCCCACGATAAGTTGATGGCAGATGCATTGGAAAGAGACCttaaaaaagaaaaagccGGCCAAAACCCAACAACTGTAGCCCAGAGGGAGCCAGCCAAATCATTCAAATACGACGAATCAGCGAATTTGTACACTCAATTGGCTGAACATATGGAAAAACAAAAGGTAAACAATCAGGAAATTTACGACCATAATCCTCCTGTAACTActaatgaaaatgataatTCGTCTCCAGAATACACCACCAGCACAAACGTAGTACTTCCAAATGTGGAGAAATCAAATGGTGAAAACTACGAATTCTTAGACCATGAAACACCAGCCCAATTCAAAGCTAACTCGGATTATGAAGACGACTTTCCGTTGGACTATTTCGATCCCAATTACGAAGATAGTTACATCACATTGGATCCCAACTACCAGTTGGGTGGATACTCCAGTATGGTGGACGAAAACTACGACAGCATCGTAGACCCTTCGGTTTTCATATATCCCACAAACACTAGCTCCGCCCCACCAGCAACCACACCCAGCTTCAACCAAGTGGCATACAATGCAGAGTATTTAATAGAGCAAACACAACCCTTGAAAACACCTTTACCTCAGATGCCCAGCGCAGTAACATTACAGCCCAAGTCAGCCAACTTCGTCGGATTCCCGTCGGCAACCGATGAATTTTTTCCAACATATTTACCTCCTTTATCAGCCAAGTACCAAACAggatttccaagaagtacACCGACGCAAATTGTGTATCCTAATATCACCCAAGCAACACCAGAAGTTGCCTATGAAACCCTTCCACCTAATCATTCTCAATCGGAAATATATTTCCAGCAAGAACCTGAATACTGGCCACCACAGAGTGCTGCCTATGGCGGCTCTTACGAAGTGCCAATGCACTACAATCAACAGTATGTGATATTGAACGAACACGATTATGCTCCTAATGCCATGTATCAAGTAGTCAACCCTCTGTCAATGCCAATTCCTCCTCCATCAGCCGGTGCATACTTGACTCATTTCGGATTCTCTCCTCAACATGGCGCTCCTTCGTTTCGTCAGCAACAGATCAGTGCAAACATGATGAAAAAACGTCTGGCTATGGCTCAGGGTAAAACTCAAGGTATTTCAAAACCTTCGGGAGCTCGTACTACGAAAACAGCACATTTCACTGTGGAAGAAATTGCCAATCTGAAATTGACGAGGTTACTCAACCAAGACAACCATGAATCGGCAAGACCAGCAAATGACGGAATGATGCCTACTCCTGTTTCTTCTGCCAATCCATCTGACGATAAAAAATGA